Proteins found in one Limanda limanda chromosome 18, fLimLim1.1, whole genome shotgun sequence genomic segment:
- the eya4 gene encoding eyes absent homolog 4 isoform X5 — protein MEMQDLASPHHRVGAVDSTGSKLDKHSLGSPSITSNGTGGESMTVLNTADWLLGCSSPPLAPGSKDYVKTEPMNNNDTVTTTGDTALDTYAGSVITSSGYSPRSAHQYSPPLYPSKPYPHILSTPAAPSMPTYAGQPQFSSMQQSSVYTAYSQSGQAYGLSSYDLGVMLPGIKTESGLAQSQSPLQTGLSYSPGFTTPQPGQTAYSPYQMPGSSFTPSSGLYSTNNSVSNPANYTATQQDYPSYTTFGQNQYAQYYSASTYGTYMSSNSVDGTGSTAAYQLQDPAPAMTGQAAELHPGDFETVQSPSTPIKELDDRACRSGGSKSRGRGRKNNPSPPPDSDLERVFVWDLDETIIVFHSLLTGSYAQKYGKDPPMAVTLGLRMEEMIFNLADTHLFFNDLEECDQVHIDDVSSDDNGQDLSTYSFATDGFHAAATSANLCLATGVRGGVDWMRKLAFRYRRVKEMYSTYKNNVGGLLGPAKRDAWLQLRAEVEGLTDSWLTHALKSLSIISSRSNCVNVLVTTTQLIPALAKVLLYSLGSVFPVENIYSATKIGKESCFERIMQRFGRKVVYVVIGDGVEEEQAAKKHNMPFWRISSHSDLLALHQALEFEYL, from the exons ATGGAAATGCAGGACCTAGCCAGTCCTCATCACCGCGTGGGAGCTGTGGATTCGACGGGCTCCAAGCTCGACAAGCACAGCCTTGGCAGCCCTTCCATCACCAGCAATGGAACAGGAG GTGAAAGTATGACCGTTCTAAACACGGCTGATTGGCTGTTGGGCTGCAGCAGCCCGCCCCTCGCCCCGGGCTCCAAGGACTATG TGAAAACAGAGCCTATGAACAACAACGATACAGTCACCACAACAGGCGACACAGCACTGGACACATACGCCGGCTCAG TAATCACCAGCAGTGGATACAGCCCTCGCTCAGCCCACCAGTACTCGCCTCCCCTCTACCCGTCAAA GCCCTACCCTCACATCCTCTCCACGCCTGCGGCCCCTTCTATGCCGACGTACGCCGGCCAGCCCCAGTTCAGTAGCATGCAGCAGTCCTCCGTCTACACCGCTTACTCCCAGTCAGGCCAGGCCTATGGACTGTCCAGCTACG ACCTGGGGGTGATGCTGCCGGGCATCAAGACGGAGAGCGGCCTGGCTCAGAGTCAGTCTCCTCTGCAGACAGGCCTCAGCTACAGCCCTGGCTTCACCACGCCTCAGCCCGGACAGACGGCATACTCACCCTATCAGATGCCAG GTTCCAGTTTCACCCCCTCCTCAGGCCTCTACAGCACCAACAACTCAGTGTCCAACCCCGCCAACTACACTGCCACACAGCAg GATTACCCCTCATACACGACGTTCGGCCAAAACCAGTACGCCCAGTATTATTCCGCCTCCACTTACGGGACATATATGAGCTCCAACAGCGTGGACGGCACAGGCTCCACGGCGGCCTACCAGCTGCAGGACCCCGCCCCCGCCATGACCGGACAGGCCGCTGAACTTCACCCAG GGGACTTTGAGACGGTGCAGAGCCCCTCGACGCCCATCAAGGAGCTGGACGACCGGGCCTGCCGGAGTGGGGGGTCCAAGTCCCGGGGCAGGGGCCGCAAGAACAACCCGTCCCCTCCCCCTGACAGCGACCTGGAG AGGGTGTTTGTGTGGGATCTGGACGAGACCATCATTGTCTTCCACTCTCTGCTCACCGGCTCCTACGCACAGAAATATGGAAAG GACCCTCCCATGGCTGTCACGTTGGGTTtgaggatggaggagatgatCTTCAACTTGGCCGACACACACTTATTCTTCAATGACCTGGAG GAATGTGATCAGGTACATATTGATGATGTTTCATCAGATGACAATGGCCAGGACTTAAG TACTTACAGTTTTGCAACTGATGGCTTCCATGCAGCTGCAACCAGCGCTAACCTGTGTCTGGCTACGGGCGTCCGCGGCGGGGTCGACTGGATGAGGAAACTGGCCTTCCGCTACCGACGGGTCAAAGAGATGTATAGCACGTACAAAAACAATGTGGGGG GGCTGCTCGGCCCGGCCAAGAGAGACgcctggctgcagctcagagccgAGGTGGAGGGTCTGACCGACTCCTGGCTCACCCACGCACTCAAGTCCTTGTCCATCATCAGCTCCAG GAGTAACTGTGTAAACGTGTTGGTGACCACGACGCAGCTCATACCAGCTCTGGCTAAAGTTCTCTTATATAGTCTGGGATCTGTTTTCCCTGTCGAGAATATTTACAGCGCAACCAAAATAG gaaAAGAGAGTTGCTTTGAACGCATAATGCAAAGGTTTGGCAGGAAAGTAGTGTATGTTGTTATTGGGGACGGTGTGGAAGAGGAGCAGGCGGCCAAAAAG caCAACATGCCTTTCTGGAGGATATCCAGTCACTCTGACCTGCTGGCGTTACACCAAGCACTGGAGTTTGAGTACCTGTAG
- the eya4 gene encoding eyes absent homolog 4 isoform X4 — protein MEMQDLASPHHRVGAVDSTGSKLDKHSLGSPSITSNGTGGESMTVLNTADWLLGCSSPPLAPGSKDYVKTEPMNNNDTVTTTGDTALDTYAGSVITSSGYSPRSAHQYSPPLYPSKPYPHILSTPAAPSMPTYAGQPQFSSMQQSSVYTAYSQSGQAYGLSSYDLGVMLPGIKTESGLAQSQSPLQTGLSYSPGFTTPQPGQTAYSPYQMPGSSFTPSSGLYSTNNSVSNPANYTATQQDYPSYTTFGQNQYAQYYSASTYGTYMSSNSVDGTGSTAAYQLQDPAPAMTGQAAELHPGDFETVQSPSTPIKELDDRACRSGGSKSRGRGRKNNPSPPPDSDLERVFVWDLDETIIVFHSLLTGSYAQKYGKDPPMAVTLGLRMEEMIFNLADTHLFFNDLEECDQVHIDDVSSDDNGQDLSTYSFATDGFHAAATSANLCLATGVRGGVDWMRKLAFRYRRVKEMYSTYKNNVGGLLGPAKRDAWLQLRAEVEGLTDSWLTHALKSLSIISSRSNCVNVLVTTTQLIPALAKVLLYSLGSVFPVENIYSATKIGKESCFERIVSRFGTNITYVVIGDGKDEEHAASQHNMPFWRISSHSDLLALHQALEFEYL, from the exons ATGGAAATGCAGGACCTAGCCAGTCCTCATCACCGCGTGGGAGCTGTGGATTCGACGGGCTCCAAGCTCGACAAGCACAGCCTTGGCAGCCCTTCCATCACCAGCAATGGAACAGGAG GTGAAAGTATGACCGTTCTAAACACGGCTGATTGGCTGTTGGGCTGCAGCAGCCCGCCCCTCGCCCCGGGCTCCAAGGACTATG TGAAAACAGAGCCTATGAACAACAACGATACAGTCACCACAACAGGCGACACAGCACTGGACACATACGCCGGCTCAG TAATCACCAGCAGTGGATACAGCCCTCGCTCAGCCCACCAGTACTCGCCTCCCCTCTACCCGTCAAA GCCCTACCCTCACATCCTCTCCACGCCTGCGGCCCCTTCTATGCCGACGTACGCCGGCCAGCCCCAGTTCAGTAGCATGCAGCAGTCCTCCGTCTACACCGCTTACTCCCAGTCAGGCCAGGCCTATGGACTGTCCAGCTACG ACCTGGGGGTGATGCTGCCGGGCATCAAGACGGAGAGCGGCCTGGCTCAGAGTCAGTCTCCTCTGCAGACAGGCCTCAGCTACAGCCCTGGCTTCACCACGCCTCAGCCCGGACAGACGGCATACTCACCCTATCAGATGCCAG GTTCCAGTTTCACCCCCTCCTCAGGCCTCTACAGCACCAACAACTCAGTGTCCAACCCCGCCAACTACACTGCCACACAGCAg GATTACCCCTCATACACGACGTTCGGCCAAAACCAGTACGCCCAGTATTATTCCGCCTCCACTTACGGGACATATATGAGCTCCAACAGCGTGGACGGCACAGGCTCCACGGCGGCCTACCAGCTGCAGGACCCCGCCCCCGCCATGACCGGACAGGCCGCTGAACTTCACCCAG GGGACTTTGAGACGGTGCAGAGCCCCTCGACGCCCATCAAGGAGCTGGACGACCGGGCCTGCCGGAGTGGGGGGTCCAAGTCCCGGGGCAGGGGCCGCAAGAACAACCCGTCCCCTCCCCCTGACAGCGACCTGGAG AGGGTGTTTGTGTGGGATCTGGACGAGACCATCATTGTCTTCCACTCTCTGCTCACCGGCTCCTACGCACAGAAATATGGAAAG GACCCTCCCATGGCTGTCACGTTGGGTTtgaggatggaggagatgatCTTCAACTTGGCCGACACACACTTATTCTTCAATGACCTGGAG GAATGTGATCAGGTACATATTGATGATGTTTCATCAGATGACAATGGCCAGGACTTAAG TACTTACAGTTTTGCAACTGATGGCTTCCATGCAGCTGCAACCAGCGCTAACCTGTGTCTGGCTACGGGCGTCCGCGGCGGGGTCGACTGGATGAGGAAACTGGCCTTCCGCTACCGACGGGTCAAAGAGATGTATAGCACGTACAAAAACAATGTGGGGG GGCTGCTCGGCCCGGCCAAGAGAGACgcctggctgcagctcagagccgAGGTGGAGGGTCTGACCGACTCCTGGCTCACCCACGCACTCAAGTCCTTGTCCATCATCAGCTCCAG GAGTAACTGTGTAAACGTGTTGGTGACCACGACGCAGCTCATACCAGCTCTGGCTAAAGTTCTCTTATATAGTCTGGGATCTGTTTTCCCTGTCGAGAATATTTACAGCGCAACCAAAATAG GCAAAGAGAGCTGTTTTGAGCGTATAGTCTCCCGCTTTGGCACTAACATTACATATGTTGTGATTGGCGATGGGAAGGACGAAGAGCATGCGGCCAGCCAG caCAACATGCCTTTCTGGAGGATATCCAGTCACTCTGACCTGCTGGCGTTACACCAAGCACTGGAGTTTGAGTACCTGTAG
- the eya4 gene encoding eyes absent homolog 4 isoform X2, translating to MEMQDLASPHHRVGAVDSTGSKLDKHSLGSPSITSNGTGVKTEPMNNNDTVTTTGDTALDTYAGSVITSSGYSPRSAHQYSPPLYPSKPYPHILSTPAAPSMPTYAGQPQFSSMQQSSVYTAYSQSGQAYGLSSYDLGVMLPGIKTESGLAQSQSPLQTGLSYSPGFTTPQPGQTAYSPYQMPGSSFTPSSGLYSTNNSVSNPANYTATQQDYPSYTTFGQNQYAQYYSASTYGTYMSSNSVDGTGSTAAYQLQDPAPAMTGQAAELHPGDFETVQSPSTPIKELDDRACRSGGSKSRGRGRKNNPSPPPDSDLERVFVWDLDETIIVFHSLLTGSYAQKYGKDPPMAVTLGLRMEEMIFNLADTHLFFNDLEECDQVHIDDVSSDDNGQDLSTYSFATDGFHAAATSANLCLATGVRGGVDWMRKLAFRYRRVKEMYSTYKNNVGGLLGPAKRDAWLQLRAEVEGLTDSWLTHALKSLSIISSRSNCVNVLVTTTQLIPALAKVLLYSLGSVFPVENIYSATKIGKESCFERIMQRFGRKVVYVVIGDGVEEEQAAKKHNMPFWRISSHSDLLALHQALEFEYL from the exons ATGGAAATGCAGGACCTAGCCAGTCCTCATCACCGCGTGGGAGCTGTGGATTCGACGGGCTCCAAGCTCGACAAGCACAGCCTTGGCAGCCCTTCCATCACCAGCAATGGAACAGGAG TGAAAACAGAGCCTATGAACAACAACGATACAGTCACCACAACAGGCGACACAGCACTGGACACATACGCCGGCTCAG TAATCACCAGCAGTGGATACAGCCCTCGCTCAGCCCACCAGTACTCGCCTCCCCTCTACCCGTCAAA GCCCTACCCTCACATCCTCTCCACGCCTGCGGCCCCTTCTATGCCGACGTACGCCGGCCAGCCCCAGTTCAGTAGCATGCAGCAGTCCTCCGTCTACACCGCTTACTCCCAGTCAGGCCAGGCCTATGGACTGTCCAGCTACG ACCTGGGGGTGATGCTGCCGGGCATCAAGACGGAGAGCGGCCTGGCTCAGAGTCAGTCTCCTCTGCAGACAGGCCTCAGCTACAGCCCTGGCTTCACCACGCCTCAGCCCGGACAGACGGCATACTCACCCTATCAGATGCCAG GTTCCAGTTTCACCCCCTCCTCAGGCCTCTACAGCACCAACAACTCAGTGTCCAACCCCGCCAACTACACTGCCACACAGCAg GATTACCCCTCATACACGACGTTCGGCCAAAACCAGTACGCCCAGTATTATTCCGCCTCCACTTACGGGACATATATGAGCTCCAACAGCGTGGACGGCACAGGCTCCACGGCGGCCTACCAGCTGCAGGACCCCGCCCCCGCCATGACCGGACAGGCCGCTGAACTTCACCCAG GGGACTTTGAGACGGTGCAGAGCCCCTCGACGCCCATCAAGGAGCTGGACGACCGGGCCTGCCGGAGTGGGGGGTCCAAGTCCCGGGGCAGGGGCCGCAAGAACAACCCGTCCCCTCCCCCTGACAGCGACCTGGAG AGGGTGTTTGTGTGGGATCTGGACGAGACCATCATTGTCTTCCACTCTCTGCTCACCGGCTCCTACGCACAGAAATATGGAAAG GACCCTCCCATGGCTGTCACGTTGGGTTtgaggatggaggagatgatCTTCAACTTGGCCGACACACACTTATTCTTCAATGACCTGGAG GAATGTGATCAGGTACATATTGATGATGTTTCATCAGATGACAATGGCCAGGACTTAAG TACTTACAGTTTTGCAACTGATGGCTTCCATGCAGCTGCAACCAGCGCTAACCTGTGTCTGGCTACGGGCGTCCGCGGCGGGGTCGACTGGATGAGGAAACTGGCCTTCCGCTACCGACGGGTCAAAGAGATGTATAGCACGTACAAAAACAATGTGGGGG GGCTGCTCGGCCCGGCCAAGAGAGACgcctggctgcagctcagagccgAGGTGGAGGGTCTGACCGACTCCTGGCTCACCCACGCACTCAAGTCCTTGTCCATCATCAGCTCCAG GAGTAACTGTGTAAACGTGTTGGTGACCACGACGCAGCTCATACCAGCTCTGGCTAAAGTTCTCTTATATAGTCTGGGATCTGTTTTCCCTGTCGAGAATATTTACAGCGCAACCAAAATAG gaaAAGAGAGTTGCTTTGAACGCATAATGCAAAGGTTTGGCAGGAAAGTAGTGTATGTTGTTATTGGGGACGGTGTGGAAGAGGAGCAGGCGGCCAAAAAG caCAACATGCCTTTCTGGAGGATATCCAGTCACTCTGACCTGCTGGCGTTACACCAAGCACTGGAGTTTGAGTACCTGTAG
- the eya4 gene encoding eyes absent homolog 4 isoform X8 — MQDLASPHHRVGAVDSTGSKLDKHSLGSPSITSNGTGVITSSGYSPRSAHQYSPPLYPSKPYPHILSTPAAPSMPTYAGQPQFSSMQQSSVYTAYSQSGQAYGLSSYDLGVMLPGIKTESGLAQSQSPLQTGLSYSPGFTTPQPGQTAYSPYQMPGSSFTPSSGLYSTNNSVSNPANYTATQQDYPSYTTFGQNQYAQYYSASTYGTYMSSNSVDGTGSTAAYQLQDPAPAMTGQAAELHPGDFETVQSPSTPIKELDDRACRSGGSKSRGRGRKNNPSPPPDSDLERVFVWDLDETIIVFHSLLTGSYAQKYGKDPPMAVTLGLRMEEMIFNLADTHLFFNDLEECDQVHIDDVSSDDNGQDLSTYSFATDGFHAAATSANLCLATGVRGGVDWMRKLAFRYRRVKEMYSTYKNNVGGLLGPAKRDAWLQLRAEVEGLTDSWLTHALKSLSIISSRSNCVNVLVTTTQLIPALAKVLLYSLGSVFPVENIYSATKIGKESCFERIMQRFGRKVVYVVIGDGVEEEQAAKKHNMPFWRISSHSDLLALHQALEFEYL; from the exons ATGCAGGACCTAGCCAGTCCTCATCACCGCGTGGGAGCTGTGGATTCGACGGGCTCCAAGCTCGACAAGCACAGCCTTGGCAGCCCTTCCATCACCAGCAATGGAACAGGAG TAATCACCAGCAGTGGATACAGCCCTCGCTCAGCCCACCAGTACTCGCCTCCCCTCTACCCGTCAAA GCCCTACCCTCACATCCTCTCCACGCCTGCGGCCCCTTCTATGCCGACGTACGCCGGCCAGCCCCAGTTCAGTAGCATGCAGCAGTCCTCCGTCTACACCGCTTACTCCCAGTCAGGCCAGGCCTATGGACTGTCCAGCTACG ACCTGGGGGTGATGCTGCCGGGCATCAAGACGGAGAGCGGCCTGGCTCAGAGTCAGTCTCCTCTGCAGACAGGCCTCAGCTACAGCCCTGGCTTCACCACGCCTCAGCCCGGACAGACGGCATACTCACCCTATCAGATGCCAG GTTCCAGTTTCACCCCCTCCTCAGGCCTCTACAGCACCAACAACTCAGTGTCCAACCCCGCCAACTACACTGCCACACAGCAg GATTACCCCTCATACACGACGTTCGGCCAAAACCAGTACGCCCAGTATTATTCCGCCTCCACTTACGGGACATATATGAGCTCCAACAGCGTGGACGGCACAGGCTCCACGGCGGCCTACCAGCTGCAGGACCCCGCCCCCGCCATGACCGGACAGGCCGCTGAACTTCACCCAG GGGACTTTGAGACGGTGCAGAGCCCCTCGACGCCCATCAAGGAGCTGGACGACCGGGCCTGCCGGAGTGGGGGGTCCAAGTCCCGGGGCAGGGGCCGCAAGAACAACCCGTCCCCTCCCCCTGACAGCGACCTGGAG AGGGTGTTTGTGTGGGATCTGGACGAGACCATCATTGTCTTCCACTCTCTGCTCACCGGCTCCTACGCACAGAAATATGGAAAG GACCCTCCCATGGCTGTCACGTTGGGTTtgaggatggaggagatgatCTTCAACTTGGCCGACACACACTTATTCTTCAATGACCTGGAG GAATGTGATCAGGTACATATTGATGATGTTTCATCAGATGACAATGGCCAGGACTTAAG TACTTACAGTTTTGCAACTGATGGCTTCCATGCAGCTGCAACCAGCGCTAACCTGTGTCTGGCTACGGGCGTCCGCGGCGGGGTCGACTGGATGAGGAAACTGGCCTTCCGCTACCGACGGGTCAAAGAGATGTATAGCACGTACAAAAACAATGTGGGGG GGCTGCTCGGCCCGGCCAAGAGAGACgcctggctgcagctcagagccgAGGTGGAGGGTCTGACCGACTCCTGGCTCACCCACGCACTCAAGTCCTTGTCCATCATCAGCTCCAG GAGTAACTGTGTAAACGTGTTGGTGACCACGACGCAGCTCATACCAGCTCTGGCTAAAGTTCTCTTATATAGTCTGGGATCTGTTTTCCCTGTCGAGAATATTTACAGCGCAACCAAAATAG gaaAAGAGAGTTGCTTTGAACGCATAATGCAAAGGTTTGGCAGGAAAGTAGTGTATGTTGTTATTGGGGACGGTGTGGAAGAGGAGCAGGCGGCCAAAAAG caCAACATGCCTTTCTGGAGGATATCCAGTCACTCTGACCTGCTGGCGTTACACCAAGCACTGGAGTTTGAGTACCTGTAG
- the eya4 gene encoding eyes absent homolog 4 isoform X3, translating to MEMQDLASPHHRVGAVDSTGSKLDKHSLGSPSITSNGTGVKTEPMNNNDTVTTTGDTALDTYAGSVITSSGYSPRSAHQYSPPLYPSNRPYPHILSTPAAPSMPTYAGQPQFSSMQQSSVYTAYSQSGQAYGLSSYDLGVMLPGIKTESGLAQSQSPLQTGLSYSPGFTTPQPGQTAYSPYQMPGSSFTPSSGLYSTNNSVSNPANYTATQQDYPSYTTFGQNQYAQYYSASTYGTYMSSNSVDGTGSTAAYQLQDPAPAMTGQAAELHPGDFETVQSPSTPIKELDDRACRSGGSKSRGRGRKNNPSPPPDSDLERVFVWDLDETIIVFHSLLTGSYAQKYGKDPPMAVTLGLRMEEMIFNLADTHLFFNDLEECDQVHIDDVSSDDNGQDLSTYSFATDGFHAAATSANLCLATGVRGGVDWMRKLAFRYRRVKEMYSTYKNNVGGLLGPAKRDAWLQLRAEVEGLTDSWLTHALKSLSIISSRSNCVNVLVTTTQLIPALAKVLLYSLGSVFPVENIYSATKIGKESCFERIMQRFGRKVVYVVIGDGVEEEQAAKKHNMPFWRISSHSDLLALHQALEFEYL from the exons ATGGAAATGCAGGACCTAGCCAGTCCTCATCACCGCGTGGGAGCTGTGGATTCGACGGGCTCCAAGCTCGACAAGCACAGCCTTGGCAGCCCTTCCATCACCAGCAATGGAACAGGAG TGAAAACAGAGCCTATGAACAACAACGATACAGTCACCACAACAGGCGACACAGCACTGGACACATACGCCGGCTCAG TAATCACCAGCAGTGGATACAGCCCTCGCTCAGCCCACCAGTACTCGCCTCCCCTCTACCCGTCAAA CAGGCCCTACCCTCACATCCTCTCCACGCCTGCGGCCCCTTCTATGCCGACGTACGCCGGCCAGCCCCAGTTCAGTAGCATGCAGCAGTCCTCCGTCTACACCGCTTACTCCCAGTCAGGCCAGGCCTATGGACTGTCCAGCTACG ACCTGGGGGTGATGCTGCCGGGCATCAAGACGGAGAGCGGCCTGGCTCAGAGTCAGTCTCCTCTGCAGACAGGCCTCAGCTACAGCCCTGGCTTCACCACGCCTCAGCCCGGACAGACGGCATACTCACCCTATCAGATGCCAG GTTCCAGTTTCACCCCCTCCTCAGGCCTCTACAGCACCAACAACTCAGTGTCCAACCCCGCCAACTACACTGCCACACAGCAg GATTACCCCTCATACACGACGTTCGGCCAAAACCAGTACGCCCAGTATTATTCCGCCTCCACTTACGGGACATATATGAGCTCCAACAGCGTGGACGGCACAGGCTCCACGGCGGCCTACCAGCTGCAGGACCCCGCCCCCGCCATGACCGGACAGGCCGCTGAACTTCACCCAG GGGACTTTGAGACGGTGCAGAGCCCCTCGACGCCCATCAAGGAGCTGGACGACCGGGCCTGCCGGAGTGGGGGGTCCAAGTCCCGGGGCAGGGGCCGCAAGAACAACCCGTCCCCTCCCCCTGACAGCGACCTGGAG AGGGTGTTTGTGTGGGATCTGGACGAGACCATCATTGTCTTCCACTCTCTGCTCACCGGCTCCTACGCACAGAAATATGGAAAG GACCCTCCCATGGCTGTCACGTTGGGTTtgaggatggaggagatgatCTTCAACTTGGCCGACACACACTTATTCTTCAATGACCTGGAG GAATGTGATCAGGTACATATTGATGATGTTTCATCAGATGACAATGGCCAGGACTTAAG TACTTACAGTTTTGCAACTGATGGCTTCCATGCAGCTGCAACCAGCGCTAACCTGTGTCTGGCTACGGGCGTCCGCGGCGGGGTCGACTGGATGAGGAAACTGGCCTTCCGCTACCGACGGGTCAAAGAGATGTATAGCACGTACAAAAACAATGTGGGGG GGCTGCTCGGCCCGGCCAAGAGAGACgcctggctgcagctcagagccgAGGTGGAGGGTCTGACCGACTCCTGGCTCACCCACGCACTCAAGTCCTTGTCCATCATCAGCTCCAG GAGTAACTGTGTAAACGTGTTGGTGACCACGACGCAGCTCATACCAGCTCTGGCTAAAGTTCTCTTATATAGTCTGGGATCTGTTTTCCCTGTCGAGAATATTTACAGCGCAACCAAAATAG gaaAAGAGAGTTGCTTTGAACGCATAATGCAAAGGTTTGGCAGGAAAGTAGTGTATGTTGTTATTGGGGACGGTGTGGAAGAGGAGCAGGCGGCCAAAAAG caCAACATGCCTTTCTGGAGGATATCCAGTCACTCTGACCTGCTGGCGTTACACCAAGCACTGGAGTTTGAGTACCTGTAG
- the eya4 gene encoding eyes absent homolog 4 isoform X1, translating into MEMQDLASPHHRVGAVDSTGSKLDKHSLGSPSITSNGTGGESMTVLNTADWLLGCSSPPLAPGSKDYVKTEPMNNNDTVTTTGDTALDTYAGSVITSSGYSPRSAHQYSPPLYPSNRPYPHILSTPAAPSMPTYAGQPQFSSMQQSSVYTAYSQSGQAYGLSSYDLGVMLPGIKTESGLAQSQSPLQTGLSYSPGFTTPQPGQTAYSPYQMPGSSFTPSSGLYSTNNSVSNPANYTATQQDYPSYTTFGQNQYAQYYSASTYGTYMSSNSVDGTGSTAAYQLQDPAPAMTGQAAELHPGDFETVQSPSTPIKELDDRACRSGGSKSRGRGRKNNPSPPPDSDLERVFVWDLDETIIVFHSLLTGSYAQKYGKDPPMAVTLGLRMEEMIFNLADTHLFFNDLEECDQVHIDDVSSDDNGQDLSTYSFATDGFHAAATSANLCLATGVRGGVDWMRKLAFRYRRVKEMYSTYKNNVGGLLGPAKRDAWLQLRAEVEGLTDSWLTHALKSLSIISSRSNCVNVLVTTTQLIPALAKVLLYSLGSVFPVENIYSATKIGKESCFERIMQRFGRKVVYVVIGDGVEEEQAAKKHNMPFWRISSHSDLLALHQALEFEYL; encoded by the exons ATGGAAATGCAGGACCTAGCCAGTCCTCATCACCGCGTGGGAGCTGTGGATTCGACGGGCTCCAAGCTCGACAAGCACAGCCTTGGCAGCCCTTCCATCACCAGCAATGGAACAGGAG GTGAAAGTATGACCGTTCTAAACACGGCTGATTGGCTGTTGGGCTGCAGCAGCCCGCCCCTCGCCCCGGGCTCCAAGGACTATG TGAAAACAGAGCCTATGAACAACAACGATACAGTCACCACAACAGGCGACACAGCACTGGACACATACGCCGGCTCAG TAATCACCAGCAGTGGATACAGCCCTCGCTCAGCCCACCAGTACTCGCCTCCCCTCTACCCGTCAAA CAGGCCCTACCCTCACATCCTCTCCACGCCTGCGGCCCCTTCTATGCCGACGTACGCCGGCCAGCCCCAGTTCAGTAGCATGCAGCAGTCCTCCGTCTACACCGCTTACTCCCAGTCAGGCCAGGCCTATGGACTGTCCAGCTACG ACCTGGGGGTGATGCTGCCGGGCATCAAGACGGAGAGCGGCCTGGCTCAGAGTCAGTCTCCTCTGCAGACAGGCCTCAGCTACAGCCCTGGCTTCACCACGCCTCAGCCCGGACAGACGGCATACTCACCCTATCAGATGCCAG GTTCCAGTTTCACCCCCTCCTCAGGCCTCTACAGCACCAACAACTCAGTGTCCAACCCCGCCAACTACACTGCCACACAGCAg GATTACCCCTCATACACGACGTTCGGCCAAAACCAGTACGCCCAGTATTATTCCGCCTCCACTTACGGGACATATATGAGCTCCAACAGCGTGGACGGCACAGGCTCCACGGCGGCCTACCAGCTGCAGGACCCCGCCCCCGCCATGACCGGACAGGCCGCTGAACTTCACCCAG GGGACTTTGAGACGGTGCAGAGCCCCTCGACGCCCATCAAGGAGCTGGACGACCGGGCCTGCCGGAGTGGGGGGTCCAAGTCCCGGGGCAGGGGCCGCAAGAACAACCCGTCCCCTCCCCCTGACAGCGACCTGGAG AGGGTGTTTGTGTGGGATCTGGACGAGACCATCATTGTCTTCCACTCTCTGCTCACCGGCTCCTACGCACAGAAATATGGAAAG GACCCTCCCATGGCTGTCACGTTGGGTTtgaggatggaggagatgatCTTCAACTTGGCCGACACACACTTATTCTTCAATGACCTGGAG GAATGTGATCAGGTACATATTGATGATGTTTCATCAGATGACAATGGCCAGGACTTAAG TACTTACAGTTTTGCAACTGATGGCTTCCATGCAGCTGCAACCAGCGCTAACCTGTGTCTGGCTACGGGCGTCCGCGGCGGGGTCGACTGGATGAGGAAACTGGCCTTCCGCTACCGACGGGTCAAAGAGATGTATAGCACGTACAAAAACAATGTGGGGG GGCTGCTCGGCCCGGCCAAGAGAGACgcctggctgcagctcagagccgAGGTGGAGGGTCTGACCGACTCCTGGCTCACCCACGCACTCAAGTCCTTGTCCATCATCAGCTCCAG GAGTAACTGTGTAAACGTGTTGGTGACCACGACGCAGCTCATACCAGCTCTGGCTAAAGTTCTCTTATATAGTCTGGGATCTGTTTTCCCTGTCGAGAATATTTACAGCGCAACCAAAATAG gaaAAGAGAGTTGCTTTGAACGCATAATGCAAAGGTTTGGCAGGAAAGTAGTGTATGTTGTTATTGGGGACGGTGTGGAAGAGGAGCAGGCGGCCAAAAAG caCAACATGCCTTTCTGGAGGATATCCAGTCACTCTGACCTGCTGGCGTTACACCAAGCACTGGAGTTTGAGTACCTGTAG